CAGGAAACCGTCCAGATGGGCAGCACCGTGCAGCTGGATGGCTCCACCAGCAGTTCGCCCAATGGCGGCAGCCTGAGCTATCAGTGGGCCTTTGTCAGTAAACCGGAACTCAGCCTGGCGGAATTTTCCGACTCATCGGCAAGCAACCCCACCTTCGTGGCCGATCTGCCCGGCACCTACGAAGTGCAGCTGCGGGTAGTCAATCAGGATATCGCCATCAGTCAGCCAAGCCAGATCACCATTACCGCCACCAATACCCAGCCGGTGGCCGTGGCTACGACCCTGCTCAACCGCTTGGTCGACTCCTGGGTCGTCCTTGACGGCAGTCGCAGCGTTCCCCCCACTGGCGAAGACCCCGCCGGACTCACCTACGCGTGGACCCTCAACCCCCCCGATGGCAGCACCGACGAGCTCAACGACCCCACCAGCGCCGCCCCCGGATTCAGCCCCACCAGCGAAGGCATCTATATCGCAACCCTGCAGGTGCACTTCGGCGATCAGAGCAGCAAGCCCCTGCAGGTCATCATCAATGCTTCCAGGGCCAACGCCGTGCCCGTCGCTGACGCTGGCGGCCCCTATGAAATCGAGCTGGGTGAGACCGTCACCCTGGACGGCAGCGGCAGTTCCGACGCCGATGGCGACACCCTCAGCTACCACTGGACGCTGCTGCACAATACGTCGGTGTCCATGAGCCTTGCAGACAGAAAACCCAGGGGCTCCTCCGCCGAACTGGACAGCCGCGACGGCGTCACCGTCACCTTCACCCCCGACGTGGTGGGCACGTATAATGTGCAGCTGGAAGTCTTTGACGGCACCGCCCTGAGCGCCGCGCAAGTCGCCACCATCACGGTCACCAAGCCCGACGGCCATCCCAATACCCCGCCCGTCGCCGTTATCTATGACCACTATCCCATCGGTCTTGGCGGCAGCGTGGGGGAAGCCGAAATCACCGCCTGGGGATACGCCTACTTCTACTCCGGCTCCTACGACAACGACGGCGATGCGCTGACCCATAAGTGGGAGTGGGTCGAAGTGCCCGAGGACTTTAAAGACACCACCCACTACACCCAGGAGTGGCTGAACACGCGCAGTGCCAACGTTTCCTTCATAGCCGCACCCCTAGTGGGTGACGAGTATGTTCCCATCGAGGGATATTACACCATCCGCCTGAGCGTCAACGACGGCACCGTCGACAGCGACCCCGTCGAACAGACCATCCACGTGCGCACCGGTGCCAACACCCGCCCAAGTGCCGTCGCCAACGCTGATATTGCAGCCGTACTGGTAGGTGCCGAAGCCTGGTTTGACGGCAGCGGCAGCAGCGACCCCCAGGACGGCACCACCGGCCTGCAGTACCAGTGGCAGTGGGTCTATACCCCACCGGGAAGCAATGCCGTCCTGAACACCCCCAATGCCGCCCGCACCAGCTTTGTGCCCGACCTGCCCGGCCCCTACACCGCCGAGCTGATCGTCACCGACAACGACGGTGCCTCCAGCCGCCCGGCCCATGGCAACTACACCCCCTCCACCGCCACCGTCAACGCCAAGCTGACCAACTACCCGCCCTATGCGAGATTCAACGACGTCGACATCAGCAATGGTCATGAAAACAAAGAGAGCACCTTTGACAATTATGGTATCGACTATGATGCGACCACCGGAATCTACACCTACCAGCTGGGCTCCATTGTCGATCGCTGTCGCTGGGCGAATCCAGGGACCTTACAATACCACTGCGCCGACAACTTCACCGTAAGAGTCACCGCCTACGACCCCGACGGCGACCCCCTGTTTTACGACATCACACTGCAGCAGCCCGCCGGCAGCAGCTTCCAGCCCTCCTACACCGGAGCCTTTACCTCGGGAGGCTTTAACACAACGCCAAGGGCCTCCGCGGACATAGGCCGTGGCAGAGGCCAGGCGGGCATTACCGTGCCCGGCGACTACCACTTCACCCTGCAGGCCAGCGATGGCACCGACCTCAGCGACCCGGCAACCCTCACCGTGCGCGTGCTGGACTTCCCCGACGACTTCCAGGCCCTGCAGCTCGGGTTCCTCTACGACACCAATTACAGAAGGGGCTCCGCCGATGGCAGCGATCTGACCAACATCCACTACCCCCCCTTCCGTATTTCCAACCCCTCTTTTGCTGAAGGCAGTACTTATGCGGAATTTGCCGATCAGGGCGGAGTGGCGCAGTACTACAAACTCACCGCCATTGGTGGCAGCTACAGCATCCAGAATGCCGAAGCCTTTGTGGAAAAACGTATAGGATTCGCCTATGAAAGGGACTTTGCAGGATCAGAAACCTTCACACCGGAATTCCGCGACCTGCCCACCGTCATCAACGCCGGGGAAACCGTCGTCTTCAGTATCTGGGTACCCAAGCTTCCTGCCCCCGCAGCGAGCCAGGAGCGGTACCGCATGACGTGGAGCTTCGAAATCCCCGAAGTCGCCACGGAAAACCACAGTGGCTTCTATCGTGATCAGATATTCACCATCCCCGCACAGTAACGCCTTCCTTCATCCTCAATAGAGCCTCCAAAAAAAGCCCCGGGGGAATCGGTTCAACCGATTCCCCCGGGGTGCGTGGTGGTGAAAAATAAGGGCTTATCCATAAATTACGCCGATTTTCCTGTATGTGATTATGGCCGCCGCGAGACACGTCAATCCGTAGTGAGTGACCTCAAGCTTCTCAAAGCGCACATGAATCTTCCTGAAACGGTTGAACCAGGAAATAGATGCTTCCACTATCCAGCGCCTCGCCTTCTTTGATGGGTCACGCTTCTTGTCCTCGATCTCTTCTTTTCGCTGCTTTACATGGGGTATGTATCCGCGCTGAAGAATGCTGCTGAGCGCCTGCTTTCCCTTGTAGCCACAATCTGCGCAAAGATGCTGCTCCTGCTCTGCAGGCTTCTCGAAGACTACGCCATCAAGAACAGCTTCAAGCTGGCTCACATCATGCCGGTTCGCTCCGGTTACGACGATGGACAACGGGACGCCACGACCGTCCACCAGGACATGACGCTTGCTCCCGTTTTTTTCCCCGATCCGTCGGGTTCTTCCCTACGGTTTCAAGAGCCATTGGTGCTTTGTACATTCCGCCATCTATGCTTTGCCACTCCCAGGCAATTCCCTCCATCTCGTCATACTCAGCCAGCCCTTGACGCCAAATGGCTTCGAATACACCGGCCTTACTCCACTCAATGAAGTACTTGTGCACTGCACTGCCGCAACCGAACTGCTCCTTGGGTATGGCTTTCCACTGGCAACCGGTGCTCAGCACATAGACAATGCCGGAAAACGCCATTCTGGGGTCAAGTCGCTTCCGTCCGCCACCAGGCTTGCGTTTGTAGGTCTTGTCAGGATCTCTTTGCTGGATTGGCAGCAAAGGCTCAACTCTTTGCCAGAAAGCATCTGAGACTTCCCATGATTGCACTTTAGACATAAATCACCGCCATGAATGATCTCTTGCTGAATCATTCTATAGCAAACCATCATAATGGTCAATGATTATTTATGGACAAGCTCTAAATCTACAACGCATTTCAATAAAAACTACACTACTACTCTATTTCCTCCGCTCAAAGGCTTTGCGTTGATACAGCGAGCTGTTTCAAGCAAAGGTAGTGGAAGAGAAGGAACTTTGAGCCCATCACTGAAAAACATAGCTTCCTTCCCACGAGAGGCATTCCTCGCACTATAGTTCAAAGTATATTGCAGCCATGAGGTATCCGAATAAAGGTCATGAATTGGCCGGACATCATCATAAGAGACAACCCAACTCACATGTGTCAGCCTAAAGACTGATTCAGCAATAGACTTATGATCCTCAGGAGCATAAGCATCATAATACAAATACCGCCCTTTTTCATAGTAAGGCGGATCAATATACACTAAAGTGTTAGGGTTCCAGTTACCTGCTTTCTCCGCAAAAAACTCTTGGGCATCCATACCTGTTAATTCAACTCTAGAGCGAAGCGCTGCTATCTTTTTAATGCGAGAAATCAAATCGCCCTTATTAAAGCGAGCATCAATTTTCCACTTTCCTGTTTGATTGCGTCCACCGATAACCCCTGCATTCAAAATACCAGACCTATTCGTGCGATTCAGAAAGAAAAATGCCAGACCAAGCTTAAACTCATCTGCACCCGTATGATCAAGAAATATTTCCCTTTGCCTATCCCACTCATCAACTGTTAAAGGAATTGAATCAATTGCCTTACATAGCTCCTCAGTACGATGAAGAACCGACATCCAAAAGGCATAAACCGGCCTGCTGACATCATTTATGGCGACGCGCCGCACAACACCTGTAATTAAAAGCTCCCATGCGACAGCTGCTCCGCCAGCATACGGCTCAACATAAAGCCCATCTGATAAACCATTCAAGCGAATAACTTCGCACATAAAGCGCGCTACCTTGCCTTTTCCCCCAGGATAGCGCAACGGTGAGTAACGCCCGCTCTGCGTAACACGTGTGGATTCATTTGACATCAGCTGCTCCAAAAGCTGCAATAAACACTGGCACTGCGGCATCCCACCCCGATCTCAACGAGTCTGAAGTCGGTATCTGGTATTTATTATGAATAAATCCATTAAGAGATTCTATTGACGCAGGCGCCGATTTTTCAATGAACAGAACCCTAAATCCGTGCAAGTCTTTTTTTGACTTAAGGCCACTATCTTCAATATGTTTTACAACCATTACCGCACATTGTGTCAAACTTAACTCAGCTTTGTTTCCATTACGGGTATCCTTCAGTTTAGAGAGGCCATTCTTTCTCACATACTCCTCAAGCGCAGCTTCAATAAACGCACGCAGGAGAAACGCTGATGAAATAGTATACCTATCTACATCAATTAAAGACGCTTCATGGAGTAACCTCTGCACTTTTGTTGATGCTGGTGTCATAAAGTCATGCCGCTTAGGCGACAATGTGCGCCGCTGACGCGGAGTAATTGTCTTCTTAGAGGTGTTTGCTCTGACTGCCACACTTTTTTCTTTGGGCGCTCCTTTGATAAAAATATCCCTGAACGCGCAAGGTGTTAATGCCTTCTTGGAAGACTTCGGCTGAAATTCACCTGGTAGGCTTTCAAAGTAATTCGCAATATCAGACGCTTTATTCAAAGCACGAGAATCAATAATACCATCACGTACATCTTCGATGATATGCTTCAGCACACCTAATGCCCACTTTGGGTCTGACATCAGCATTGGTATTATTTCACTTTCCGATTTTACAATTGCAATTCCAAGATGCTTTCGCCCAGCTGCAGACTCAAGAAGCCGGGCAAGATTTGAAGATTTCCTACTCTCAATCATTGACTTTGTTGAAGCCCATTCGTCATCAGAGTAGTCAGCATTGCGACCAACAAACTCGATGACGTCTAGGATTGATCGATCACCAGAAAAACGCTGAATCTCCATAGGACCCCAGTTTATACGCCCTTCACCTTCAGCTGCTCCAGTGTGACGACGATATATCCAATCGTGCGCTTCCTCGCGATTTCGAAACAGCACACAACGAATAGGCTCAATAGCATCACGATTAAAATCTAGTGCAACTTTGACCAAAGAATTCTTAACAGCAGAGGTCACTTCTATACCGTCAAGTATATCTGGATTTACCAAAATCTTCATTGCAGAAAGGCGGCGATTCCCTTCAAGCACAATATAATCTCGTTTATCGTCAGCCTGGATCACATACAAACTATCGCCTGGATCAAGGCCATTCTCCTTAATACTAACCATCAATGCCCTGAAATGACTGTGATTCAGTTTGATGATTGCCTCCAAAGCTTCAGACTGGCTATCTACAGCGCCAAGCCTTGGATTCTCTTGATCAAGTAACAATTCGTCAATCGTCAAGTCTAGATACTCAATCATTAAATTCCTCGTTGACAGTAAGAGTTCAGCCAATCAACGGCCTCTGGGAGTAAATCAAATGCCTCAATTGGTATACCCTCTCCATGCAAATTCATAGCTTCTTTAACCCGATATGGTATACGTAATCGGTGAAGCACATTACCAAAATTTAGCACATCATCCCGAAACTCACGATCTGGCCTTGCAAATGGAATAATATGATAACAAACAAGCTGCGATACCGGCTGTCTGCCAAACCATCTTTTCCAAAATACGTCGGTAAGGTGCCCCTTAATAGATTTCTCCTTCCAATTTGCACCTGTTGCCACTTGAGCTCCTGCAAGTAAAAAACCAGGCAATCCATCTGGATGGCCTTTCCAAGCAAAAATATCCACTTGATCATCCTGAGGGTGAATCGGTGCTGATGGATCAGGGTCAACCATTCCATCTTTTAAAACCCCCCATATTTCTTTTAGTTTGGTGAAAAAGCCAGTATGGTCTGGGCGAGGATGTCCAAACGACCAAGCCTGTCCACCTATTTCCGCAGCAAGCGCAGCTGTCGCAAAATATTGAAAGTATTCGCGAAGCTTTCTGACTTCATCCTCATGAGGATATACAGATGATCCACTCAGAATAGGTGAAACTGATTTCAAGTGTGACAAAATCAAGCTAAGCAGATAAGCTGCCTGGCCGATCTCGATTGAATCCTTCTGGTAAATAAGCAAATCCCCTTGAGCATCAAGCTTAAAGGGATAACAATCACCAAGAGCTGTTTTGCGATCACCTATACAACGAATTACCTGAGAGCGGATCTCCTCCCTCTGGTTAATTTCGGCATCAACATCCCCATAATCCTCTTCTGCACCTATTTCCGAGGCGTTTATTATGTCAGAAGTAAACGCTTGATTATCTCTCGAGAAAAAACTGGTTAGTTCCAGGTAATCAGCACCAATATCCGGCGTTGCTTCATCAAGCGGGAAATACAACGCAACAGTCATAAGTCTTTCCCCATTGCACTTTTAAATTTTTGATGCATGCGATTATATAACGTCTGAGCTGTTTCGGATACATCCTCGGCAATATTCAGAAGAGACTCATCCTGCCCATTATATCCGCGCAAATTGTGGGATGCCTCGCGCAGGATACTTCGCGCACGAATAATCGCGGATGAAAGCTTCTCATCGGCAGGTTGAGCACTCACGTATGCCTCGTCTAGCGATCTGCCAGCACGCAAGACATGGAGCCCCTCAGTGCTGCATAACACTTCTCCTAAGCGCTTGATGTCAGGATTCTGGGACTCAACGACAGGCTTCATACCGTCTTCTTTAGACCCATAAATCCAAACCAATACTTCTTTTAAGCTCTTAAGTTTATTCCTTGGAATCGGATTAGGACTCGGCTCATATTGTGACCAGGCAATATCAACCCCCAGAAACTCCATGTAGTGACTACGTGATAGAGCTGTGTACAAATGAGAGAAATGAAACTTGGCCGCAAATCTATCGTCAACGGAAAAAACCTCCTCTGCTTCCGCCTGATCCAAAACATAAATTGCCGCAACCATTCTCTTGATAGTATCGTGCTTATCACCTATTTTTTGTGCAATTTCCTCAAGATCGGCACTTCCAGAGCGAAACCATTCTGCTGCAAATTTTGCCTTCGCGTAAGACTCCCATTTAGCAGCACCGTTAATATGTTTGAAACCGATAAAGGAGCGTGCATCTTCGCGGCTCGGAACGCGATAGACCGAAACAGAGTCAAGCGTAGGACGATACTCTTCAGGTAACTCAGGTACACTAATATTCAACTGTTCAGATGTTCGAATTTTATCAAGAAGATCAGGTTCTCGAAACAATCGGATGGCTGCTAAACGCCGATTTCCTTCCAACACAATAAGATTACCATTTTGATCCTGTTCAACTATCAAGGGTTCAATATCAAGATAACCATTTGCAGATATAGACTGAAGCAGTTCCGATAACTCTTCGCTACGATAAAGTTGAGCGATAATTCGTTCTTCTGTTACTCCCGCCCCAAGGCCAATAAGACGAGGGTTCATACGATCGAGATAGAGCCTTCCAATTGAAACTTTATGCGTCTCCCGCAAAGGAACTTCACTATTTTGCATCAATCTCTCACTCATAGCTAACCTCTCTTAGTACAATAGCACTTCGACCACAAAACAAAATACAGGTAATACGAATAGTGCGTCGTGTATACACCCCTAAAGCCACTAGCAAAATCATACTGTGACTGTTATAGATTTGAGATGCTGCTTAATCTAGACACCCATAAATAATGATAAAATTCTATAATACCACATAATTTATCGTCAACCAGCGTTTGCCGCATCAAGAAATCAAATCGTTGCATTATCGTTTCCCCAGTAGCTCCATCGCTTGGCAGCGCCCTACACACCGACTCAAAATACTTGGCATCCTCATCCTGCAGGGAGACGAGTGCCACACTCATAACACCTGACATTCTGTGCCAACGTTATCCTTAACAGTGACATTTCTCTGCGGTCCGGCTATGCCTCGCGAATCCCCTGCATAAACTCCACCAGTTCATGAACATGGGTGCTGGGATTGTCGGTGCCGCTTTGCCGGGCGGCTTCCAGGGATCGCCGGGCGTTCTCCATGGCGAATTC
This portion of the Desulfurispirillum indicum S5 genome encodes:
- a CDS encoding PKD domain-containing protein; the encoded protein is MKRSLFPTFILLCLLLVLAACGSDGKDKTTPIPTAVATALQETVQMGSTVQLDGSTSSSPNGGSLSYQWAFVSKPELSLAEFSDSSASNPTFVADLPGTYEVQLRVVNQDIAISQPSQITITATNTQPVAVATTLLNRLVDSWVVLDGSRSVPPTGEDPAGLTYAWTLNPPDGSTDELNDPTSAAPGFSPTSEGIYIATLQVHFGDQSSKPLQVIINASRANAVPVADAGGPYEIELGETVTLDGSGSSDADGDTLSYHWTLLHNTSVSMSLADRKPRGSSAELDSRDGVTVTFTPDVVGTYNVQLEVFDGTALSAAQVATITVTKPDGHPNTPPVAVIYDHYPIGLGGSVGEAEITAWGYAYFYSGSYDNDGDALTHKWEWVEVPEDFKDTTHYTQEWLNTRSANVSFIAAPLVGDEYVPIEGYYTIRLSVNDGTVDSDPVEQTIHVRTGANTRPSAVANADIAAVLVGAEAWFDGSGSSDPQDGTTGLQYQWQWVYTPPGSNAVLNTPNAARTSFVPDLPGPYTAELIVTDNDGASSRPAHGNYTPSTATVNAKLTNYPPYARFNDVDISNGHENKESTFDNYGIDYDATTGIYTYQLGSIVDRCRWANPGTLQYHCADNFTVRVTAYDPDGDPLFYDITLQQPAGSSFQPSYTGAFTSGGFNTTPRASADIGRGRGQAGITVPGDYHFTLQASDGTDLSDPATLTVRVLDFPDDFQALQLGFLYDTNYRRGSADGSDLTNIHYPPFRISNPSFAEGSTYAEFADQGGVAQYYKLTAIGGSYSIQNAEAFVEKRIGFAYERDFAGSETFTPEFRDLPTVINAGETVVFSIWVPKLPAPAASQERYRMTWSFEIPEVATENHSGFYRDQIFTIPAQ
- a CDS encoding IS5 family transposase (programmed frameshift), with the protein product MSKVQSWEVSDAFWQRVEPLLPIQQRDPDKTYKRKPGGGRKRLDPRMAFSGIVYVLSTGCQWKAIPKEQFGCGSAVHKYFIEWSKAGVFEAIWRQGLAEYDEMEGIAWEWQSIDGGMYKAPMALETVGKNPTDRGKNGSKRHVLVDGRGVPLSIVVTGANRHDVSQLEAVLDGVVFEKPAEQEQHLCADCGYKGKQALSSILQRGYIPHVKQRKEEIEDKKRDPSKKARRWIVEASISWFNRFRKIHVRFEKLEVTHYGLTCLAAAIITYRKIGVIYG
- a CDS encoding ParB/Srx family N-terminal domain-containing protein, whose translation is MSERLMQNSEVPLRETHKVSIGRLYLDRMNPRLIGLGAGVTEERIIAQLYRSEELSELLQSISANGYLDIEPLIVEQDQNGNLIVLEGNRRLAAIRLFREPDLLDKIRTSEQLNISVPELPEEYRPTLDSVSVYRVPSREDARSFIGFKHINGAAKWESYAKAKFAAEWFRSGSADLEEIAQKIGDKHDTIKRMVAAIYVLDQAEAEEVFSVDDRFAAKFHFSHLYTALSRSHYMEFLGVDIAWSQYEPSPNPIPRNKLKSLKEVLVWIYGSKEDGMKPVVESQNPDIKRLGEVLCSTEGLHVLRAGRSLDEAYVSAQPADEKLSSAIIRARSILREASHNLRGYNGQDESLLNIAEDVSETAQTLYNRMHQKFKSAMGKDL
- a CDS encoding DNA adenine methylase translates to MSNESTRVTQSGRYSPLRYPGGKGKVARFMCEVIRLNGLSDGLYVEPYAGGAAVAWELLITGVVRRVAINDVSRPVYAFWMSVLHRTEELCKAIDSIPLTVDEWDRQREIFLDHTGADEFKLGLAFFFLNRTNRSGILNAGVIGGRNQTGKWKIDARFNKGDLISRIKKIAALRSRVELTGMDAQEFFAEKAGNWNPNTLVYIDPPYYEKGRYLYYDAYAPEDHKSIAESVFRLTHVSWVVSYDDVRPIHDLYSDTSWLQYTLNYSARNASRGKEAMFFSDGLKVPSLPLPLLETARCINAKPLSGGNRVVV